In the genome of Methanosphaera cuniculi, one region contains:
- a CDS encoding DUF308 domain-containing protein — protein MEISDYRRKEISSILMIVVGIVLLLCPSFILAVGYVLGAIVLILAAILFIYGISQIGSSPVTGIVSILVSILGFIFGWALLFSPVLVITIFSAIVYLIGIIFIILGIANIITSAFFAPFSLLGLVGILFGIAFIVVGIFIGNVYILAAILGIWLIIAGVLSLISDKNETYVEVNAYRLGR, from the coding sequence ATGGAGATTTCAGATTATAGACGTAAAGAAATTAGTAGTATTCTAATGATTGTAGTGGGTATTGTTTTACTACTTTGTCCTAGCTTTATTTTAGCTGTTGGATATGTTCTTGGTGCTATTGTTTTAATTCTGGCTGCTATTCTTTTCATTTATGGTATTAGTCAGATTGGATCTTCTCCAGTTACTGGTATTGTTTCGATTCTAGTTTCCATTCTTGGTTTTATCTTTGGATGGGCTTTATTATTTAGTCCAGTTCTGGTAATTACCATATTTAGTGCTATAGTTTATCTTATTGGTATTATCTTTATCATTTTGGGTATTGCTAATATTATTACTTCTGCTTTCTTTGCACCATTTAGTTTACTTGGTTTAGTAGGTATTTTATTTGGTATTGCATTTATTGTTGTAGGTATATTTATTGGTAATGTTTATATTCTTGCAGCTATTTTAGGTATTTGGCTTATTATTGCTGGTGTATTATCTCTTATATCAGATAAAAATGAGACTTATGTTGAAGTTAATGCATATAGACTTGGCAGATAA